In Dermacentor variabilis isolate Ectoservices chromosome 7, ASM5094787v1, whole genome shotgun sequence, a genomic segment contains:
- the LOC142587787 gene encoding uncharacterized protein LOC142587787: MRCLLTLLGCAALGPLLSAGAKYVREDPNCGDDAIDACGTEFIAFGHGPRLPENETHLAESCKRQLKGIECANEYSERCLLGFFRGSAVTALITLQEETERKCDATHPDHKRYLKSAPCLNKAGDRIHKCVKAFREDLYRIALEAPPKQRIRYACCEYSKLFSCKQSSLRENCKDPKAIQYVRETAEHVLHNLVKVFCGRYESGSDECTALEKLPALNSKENAPKSFILLLKSFTASVP, translated from the exons ATGCGATGCCTGCTAACCCTTCTCGGATGCGCGGCTCTGGGCCCGCTCTTGAGCGCCG GAGCCAAGTACGTGCGCGAAGACCCGAACTGCGGGGATGACGCCATCGACGCCTGCGGGACCGAGTTCATAGCTTTTGGCCACGGACCACGCCTGCCCGAAAACGAGACGCACCTAGCGGAAAGCTGCAA GCGTCAGCTGAAGGGCATCGAGTGCGCCAACGAGTACTCGGAGCGCTGCCTTCTGGGATTCTTTCGCGGCTCCGCCGTCACGGCGTTGATAACGCTGCAGGAGGAGACGGAGCGGAAGTGCGACGCTACACACCCGGACCACAAGC GATACCTGAAGAGCGCCCCCTGCCTGAACAAGGCCGGTGACCGGATCCACAAGTGCGTGAAGGCCTTCCGGGAGGATCTGTACCGGATCGCGCTCGAGGCGCCGCCCAAGCAGAGGATACGCTACGCGTGCTG CGAGTACAGCAAACTGTTCAGCTGCAAGCAGTCCAGCCTGAGGGAGAACTGCAAGGACCCCAAGGCGATCCAGTACGTCCGTGAGACGGCCGAGCACGTCCTGCACAACTTGGTCAAGGTCTTCTGCGGCCGCTACGAAAGCGGCTCCGACGAATGCACCGCGCTCGAGAAGCTGCCCGCGCTAAACTCTAAAGAGAACGCGCCCAAGAGCTTCATCCTGCTGCTCAAGTCCTTCACCGCCAGCGTGCCATAG
- the LOC142588801 gene encoding uncharacterized protein LOC142588801, with protein sequence MIETVALSAVCIKLETLERVPAGFLQHSKCLNKAGDSIHKCIVNFKKELFTTSRNAETKNRIRYGCCDYTKMFQCREKNLRDKCGDPQAILFARNAGEHILGNALKIFCGGYTTESKYCKALPKLPKLPSNTRVPKSVIVLLKTFATI encoded by the exons ATGATTGAGACTGTAGCCTTGTCAGCGGTGTGCATCAAGCTTGAGACGCTGGAACGTGTTCCCGCAGGTTTCCTCCAGCACTCCAAGTGCCTGAACAAGGCTGGTGACTCCATCCACAAGTGCATCGTGAACTTCAAGAAGGAGTTATTCACCACCTCCAGGAATGCCGAGACGAAGAACCGCATCCGCTACGGCTGCTG CGACTACACCAAGATGTTCCAGTGTCGCGAGAAGAACCTGCGCGACAAGTGCGGCGACCCGCAGGCCATCCTGTTCGCTCGCAACGCCGGCGAGCACATCCTGGGCAACGCGCTCAAGATCTTCTGCGGTGGCTACACCACGGAGTCCAAGTACTGCAAGGCGCTGCCCAAGCTCCCCAAGCTGCCCTCCAACACCAGGGTCCCCAAGAGCGTCATCGTGCTGCTCAAGACGTTCGCCACGATATAG